A part of Chitinimonas koreensis genomic DNA contains:
- the trpD gene encoding anthranilate phosphoribosyltransferase, which produces MTTPQAALNRLIDGNELFYDEMLSVMRQIMTGTMSPVHTAAILIGLRVKVETVSEIAAAATVMRELSSRVAVQRREHLVDTCGTGGDGAHTFNISTTAAFVAAAAGARVAKHGNRGVSSSSGSADVLEALGVNLALTPEQVGQCIDEVGVGFMFAPNHHGAMKNVAPIRKELGVRTIFNILGPLTNPAGADNQVMGVFHPDLVGIQCRVLKELGSRHVLIVHGRDGLDEISLIDRTLVAELCDGEITEYEFDPRDHGFALCEPAALKAAGPAESRAKVEAVLAAEAGPCRDIVVLNAGAALYAAGVAASLAEGFAAAAAAIDSGAARAKLAALVELSQRFKN; this is translated from the coding sequence ATGACCACGCCCCAAGCCGCGCTGAACCGTCTGATCGACGGCAACGAACTGTTCTACGACGAGATGTTGTCGGTGATGCGCCAGATCATGACCGGCACCATGTCGCCGGTGCATACCGCGGCCATCCTGATCGGCCTGCGGGTGAAGGTGGAGACGGTGTCCGAGATCGCCGCCGCGGCCACCGTGATGCGCGAGCTGTCCAGCCGGGTGGCGGTGCAGCGGCGCGAGCACCTGGTCGACACCTGCGGCACCGGCGGCGACGGCGCGCATACCTTCAACATCTCCACCACCGCCGCCTTCGTCGCCGCGGCGGCCGGCGCGCGCGTGGCCAAGCACGGCAACCGCGGCGTGTCCTCGTCGAGCGGCTCGGCCGACGTGCTCGAGGCGCTCGGCGTGAACCTGGCGCTGACGCCCGAGCAGGTCGGCCAGTGCATCGACGAGGTCGGCGTGGGCTTCATGTTCGCGCCCAACCACCACGGCGCGATGAAGAACGTCGCCCCGATCCGCAAGGAACTGGGCGTGCGCACGATCTTCAACATCCTCGGCCCGCTGACCAACCCGGCCGGCGCCGACAACCAGGTGATGGGCGTGTTCCATCCCGACCTGGTCGGCATCCAGTGCCGCGTGCTCAAGGAGCTCGGCAGCCGCCACGTGCTGATCGTGCACGGCCGCGACGGCCTCGACGAGATCAGCCTGATCGACCGCACGCTGGTCGCCGAGCTGTGCGACGGCGAGATCACCGAGTACGAATTCGATCCGCGCGACCATGGCTTCGCGCTGTGCGAGCCGGCCGCGCTCAAGGCCGCCGGCCCGGCCGAATCGCGCGCCAAGGTCGAGGCGGTGCTGGCGGCCGAGGCCGGCCCCTGCCGCGACATCGTGGTGCTGAATGCCGGCGCGGCGCTCTATGCGGCCGGCGTGGCCGCCAGCCTGGCCGAGGGCTTCGCCGCCGCGGCCGCGGCGATCGACAGCGGCGCGGCGCGGGCCAAGCTCGCCGCGCTGGTCGAACTGAGCCAGCGCTTCAAGAACTGA
- the trpC gene encoding indole-3-glycerol phosphate synthase TrpC, which translates to MSDILQKILHTKADEVAAARRAKPLEAVRAEAEAAPGVRDFTGALRDKYADGQAAVIAEIKKASPSKGVIRADFRPAEIAADYAAHGAACLSVLTDEQYFQGHADYLRAARGACALPVLRKDFVVDAYQVYEARAMGADCILLIVGALDAGHMRELEALAHELGMAVLVESHDRAELDRALTLKTPLIGINNRDLRSFEVSLKTTLDLLERIPSDRIVITESGILKPADVELMLEHEVYAFLVGEAFMRQPSPGAALAELFG; encoded by the coding sequence ATGTCCGACATCCTGCAAAAGATCCTCCACACCAAGGCCGACGAAGTCGCCGCCGCGCGCCGCGCCAAGCCGCTCGAAGCGGTGCGCGCCGAAGCCGAGGCCGCGCCCGGCGTGCGCGACTTCACCGGCGCGCTGCGCGACAAGTACGCCGACGGCCAGGCCGCGGTGATCGCCGAGATCAAGAAGGCCAGCCCGTCCAAGGGCGTGATCCGCGCCGACTTCCGGCCGGCCGAGATCGCCGCCGACTACGCCGCCCACGGCGCCGCCTGCCTGTCGGTGCTGACCGACGAGCAGTACTTCCAGGGCCACGCCGACTACCTGCGCGCAGCGCGCGGCGCCTGCGCGCTGCCGGTGCTGCGCAAGGATTTCGTGGTGGACGCCTACCAGGTCTACGAGGCGCGCGCGATGGGCGCCGACTGCATCCTGCTGATCGTCGGCGCGCTCGACGCCGGCCATATGCGCGAACTCGAGGCGCTGGCCCATGAGCTCGGCATGGCGGTGCTGGTCGAATCGCACGACCGCGCCGAGCTCGACCGGGCGCTGACGCTGAAGACGCCGCTGATCGGCATCAACAACCGCGACCTGCGCAGCTTCGAGGTCTCGCTCAAGACCACGCTGGACCTGCTCGAACGCATCCCGAGCGACCGCATCGTGATCACCGAATCGGGCATTCTGAAGCCGGCCGATGTCGAGCTGATGCTCGAGCACGAGGTCTACGCCTTCCTGGTCGGCGAGGCCTTCATGCGCCAGCCTTCGCCGGGCGCAGCGCTGGCCGAGCTGTTCGGTTGA
- a CDS encoding porin, which translates to MKKQLLAIAVLGALAAPAFADNNVTLYGRIDMGLERSDDGTTSRFVEQNFASRIGFKGEEDLGGGLKALFQIETGVSPDDSANSAAWASRNSFVGLKGDFGTVLMGNHDMPFKSLDRNVGTMWNQTDPIEQVVNGKASAGAIGANFHTRQKNVVQYHSPVWSGFQLKAAFSPDEAKVDGGTNKQVYGLSAEYNAGPWNIGAGYENKQDAATKGKDLSAVKLIGGLKIDAFTLGAAYAKLDNDNGSKVDTWALVGNYTIGATTLKAAYGTADESKGNAQDGTALWSFEVDYSLSKRTTVYGYYAAYKNDGKSKAKFETGDNKYAPVAGEDPSVFGVAVRHNF; encoded by the coding sequence ATGAAAAAGCAACTGCTCGCCATCGCCGTCCTGGGCGCCCTCGCCGCCCCGGCCTTCGCCGACAACAACGTGACCCTCTACGGCCGCATCGACATGGGCCTGGAACGTAGCGACGACGGCACCACCAGCCGCTTCGTGGAACAGAACTTCGCCTCGCGCATCGGCTTCAAGGGCGAGGAAGACCTGGGCGGCGGCCTGAAAGCCCTGTTCCAGATCGAAACCGGCGTGTCGCCGGACGACAGCGCCAACAGCGCCGCCTGGGCCAGCCGCAACAGCTTCGTCGGCCTCAAGGGCGACTTCGGTACCGTGCTGATGGGCAACCACGACATGCCGTTCAAGTCGCTGGACCGCAACGTCGGCACCATGTGGAACCAGACCGACCCGATCGAGCAAGTGGTCAACGGCAAGGCTTCGGCCGGCGCCATCGGTGCCAACTTCCACACCCGCCAGAAGAACGTGGTGCAGTACCACTCGCCGGTGTGGAGCGGCTTCCAGCTCAAGGCCGCGTTCTCGCCCGACGAAGCCAAGGTCGACGGCGGCACGAACAAGCAGGTCTACGGCCTGTCGGCTGAGTACAACGCCGGTCCGTGGAACATCGGCGCTGGTTACGAAAACAAGCAGGACGCCGCCACCAAGGGCAAGGATCTGAGCGCCGTCAAGCTGATCGGCGGCCTGAAGATCGACGCCTTCACGCTGGGCGCCGCCTACGCCAAGCTCGACAACGACAACGGCAGCAAGGTCGACACCTGGGCCCTGGTCGGCAACTACACCATCGGCGCTACCACACTGAAGGCCGCCTACGGCACCGCCGACGAAAGCAAGGGCAACGCCCAGGACGGCACCGCCCTGTGGTCGTTCGAAGTGGACTACTCGCTGTCCAAGCGCACCACGGTGTACGGCTACTACGCCGCCTACAAGAACGACGGCAAGTCCAAGGCCAAGTTCGAGACCGGCGACAACAAGTACGCCCCGGTTGCCGGCGAAGATCCGAGCGTGTTCGGCGTGGCGGTTCGCCACAACTTCTGA
- a CDS encoding NADPH-dependent FMN reductase: MSARILVFAGSARRGSLNKKLAGVLAQAVRDAGGEASLIDLADFDMLLYHGDWESENGVPERARALNTLLQSHDGLALASPENNASVSSLMKNTLDWLSRIDAGAAFQGKTALLTAASPGALGGLRGLNHLRDILHTLGVSTLPQTLAISRAHEAFGQDGKLSDARQQSQVEKLAARLVAVTGAVKAL, translated from the coding sequence ATGTCAGCACGCATCCTGGTATTCGCCGGCAGCGCCCGGCGCGGTTCGCTCAACAAGAAGCTGGCCGGCGTGCTGGCGCAGGCGGTGCGCGACGCCGGCGGCGAGGCCAGCCTGATCGACCTGGCCGATTTCGACATGCTGCTCTACCACGGCGACTGGGAAAGCGAGAACGGCGTGCCCGAGCGCGCCCGTGCGCTCAATACGCTGCTGCAGTCGCACGACGGCCTGGCGCTGGCCTCGCCGGAGAACAACGCCTCGGTCTCCTCGCTGATGAAGAACACGCTCGACTGGCTGTCGCGCATCGATGCCGGCGCTGCCTTCCAGGGCAAGACCGCGCTGCTGACCGCCGCCTCGCCCGGTGCGCTGGGCGGCCTGCGCGGGCTCAACCACCTGCGCGACATCCTGCACACGCTCGGCGTGAGCACGCTGCCGCAGACGCTGGCGATCAGCCGCGCGCACGAGGCCTTCGGCCAGGACGGCAAGCTGTCCGATGCGCGCCAGCAGAGCCAGGTCGAGAAACTGGCGGCCAGGCTGGTCGCGGTGACGGGGGCGGTCAAGGCCCTCTGA
- a CDS encoding OsmC family protein has product MTVQARKSEGGSYLTELSVEAARWLADADDSTTAPDPHQLLDAALAACTAITLRMYAARKGFPLEDVHVSIDHVERDGVYRMQRRLEFVGDLTEVQRTRLAEIADKCPVHKTLSGRIEIATETVVAPAA; this is encoded by the coding sequence ATGACCGTCCAAGCCCGCAAATCCGAAGGGGGCAGCTACCTGACCGAACTGAGCGTCGAAGCCGCCCGCTGGCTCGCCGATGCCGACGATTCGACCACCGCCCCCGATCCGCACCAGCTGCTCGACGCGGCGCTGGCCGCCTGCACCGCCATCACCCTGCGCATGTACGCCGCGCGCAAGGGCTTCCCGCTCGAGGACGTGCATGTCTCCATCGACCACGTCGAGCGCGACGGCGTCTACCGCATGCAGCGCAGGCTCGAGTTCGTCGGCGACCTGACCGAGGTGCAGCGCACCCGGCTGGCCGAGATCGCCGACAAGTGCCCGGTGCACAAGACCCTGAGCGGCCGCATCGAGATCGCGACCGAGACCGTCGTCGCGCCGGCGGCCTGA
- a CDS encoding pirin family protein, which translates to MSITIRRSAERGHADHGWLKSYHSFSFADYYDPAHMGFGALRVINEDRVAAGAGFGTHGHRDMEIVSYVLSGALEHRDSMGNGSVLRAGDVQRMSAGRGVYHSEYNGSTEEPVHFLQIWIVPSQTGLDASYQEFHVGPDEKRGRLRLIAAPEGGERVLALHQDARLHAGLFDAGERAELPLAPGRRAYVHLVRGELAVNGEALAAGDAALLAGEGTLRFEDGRDAEVLVFDLA; encoded by the coding sequence ATGTCCATCACCATCCGGCGCAGCGCGGAACGCGGTCATGCCGACCATGGCTGGCTCAAGTCCTATCACAGCTTTTCCTTCGCCGACTACTATGATCCGGCCCACATGGGCTTCGGCGCCTTGCGCGTGATCAACGAGGACCGCGTCGCCGCCGGCGCCGGCTTCGGCACCCACGGCCACCGCGACATGGAGATCGTCAGCTACGTGCTGTCCGGCGCGCTCGAGCACCGCGACAGCATGGGCAACGGCTCGGTGCTGCGTGCCGGCGACGTGCAGCGCATGAGCGCCGGCCGCGGCGTCTACCACTCCGAGTACAACGGCTCGACCGAGGAGCCGGTGCACTTCCTGCAGATCTGGATCGTACCCTCGCAGACCGGGCTCGACGCCAGCTATCAGGAATTCCACGTTGGGCCGGACGAAAAGCGCGGCCGGCTGCGGCTGATCGCGGCGCCCGAGGGCGGCGAGCGGGTGCTGGCGCTGCACCAGGACGCACGCCTCCACGCCGGCCTGTTCGACGCCGGCGAGCGCGCCGAGTTGCCGCTGGCGCCCGGTCGCCGCGCCTATGTGCACCTGGTGCGCGGCGAGCTCGCGGTGAACGGCGAGGCGCTGGCCGCCGGCGATGCGGCACTGCTGGCCGGTGAAGGCACGCTGCGGTTCGAGGACGGCCGCGACGCCGAAGTGCTGGTGTTCGACCTGGCCTGA
- a CDS encoding CHAD domain-containing protein: MSPIKRCILAGNRQSAKSLRGAQARVLAAADPEALHDLRVAIRRWRSLAAPWRPLDDFASIAAPLRRLKRVADLGGPLRDAEVQDALLATLAPVADAGLERWQEERAAELARQQARLLGRLQGKRLARAIRRLERRLERGVDAAPSNELLAALRRHESALAAQLRADLALGPALFAERARWHGTRLDCKRLRYLLEEYGTLLGEGRAANALAAKLAQDALGELHDVDALAETLYAAGVTALAGPLAALRRQRLARAQAALVELSAWI, translated from the coding sequence ATGTCCCCGATCAAGCGTTGCATCCTGGCCGGCAACCGCCAGTCGGCGAAGTCGCTGCGCGGTGCGCAGGCCCGCGTGCTGGCGGCAGCCGACCCGGAAGCGCTGCACGACCTGCGCGTGGCGATCCGGCGCTGGCGCAGCCTGGCCGCGCCGTGGCGGCCGCTGGACGATTTCGCGTCGATCGCGGCGCCGCTGCGCCGGCTCAAGCGCGTCGCCGATCTCGGCGGCCCGCTGCGCGACGCCGAGGTGCAGGACGCGCTGCTGGCCACGCTGGCGCCGGTCGCCGACGCCGGGCTGGAGCGCTGGCAGGAGGAGCGCGCCGCCGAATTGGCCCGCCAGCAGGCCAGGCTGCTGGGACGGTTGCAGGGCAAGCGGCTGGCGCGGGCGATCCGGCGGCTGGAGCGCCGGCTCGAACGCGGCGTCGACGCGGCGCCGAGCAATGAACTGCTGGCGGCGCTGCGCCGGCACGAGTCGGCGCTGGCCGCGCAACTGCGGGCCGACCTGGCGCTGGGCCCGGCGCTGTTCGCCGAGCGGGCGCGCTGGCACGGCACGCGGCTCGACTGCAAGCGGCTGCGCTACCTGCTGGAGGAATACGGCACGCTGCTCGGCGAGGGGCGCGCAGCCAACGCGCTGGCCGCCAAACTGGCGCAGGACGCGCTGGGCGAGTTGCACGACGTCGATGCGCTGGCCGAGACGCTGTACGCAGCCGGCGTCACCGCGCTGGCCGGCCCGCTGGCGGCCTTGCGGCGGCAGCGGCTGGCGCGTGCGCAGGCGGCGCTGGTCGAGCTGTCGGCCTGGATCTGA
- a CDS encoding phosphatidylglycerophosphatase A family protein, with protein sequence MPARQPDLKLLLSHPAHLLSLGFGSGLAPRAPGTFGSLAAIPFYLLLACWLSPLAIALLAIPLFALGVPVCDRTGRALGVSDHGAIVWDEIVAMLPLLALAPQGWLGWGAAFALFRLFDIWKPWPIRWIDARVKGGLGVMLDDALAAVPAAALLWLASPWLA encoded by the coding sequence ATGCCCGCCCGCCAGCCCGACCTCAAGCTGCTGCTGTCCCATCCCGCCCACCTCCTGTCGCTCGGTTTCGGCAGCGGCCTGGCGCCGCGCGCGCCGGGCACCTTCGGCTCGCTGGCGGCGATCCCGTTCTACCTGCTGCTGGCCTGCTGGCTGTCGCCGCTGGCGATCGCGCTGCTGGCGATCCCGCTGTTCGCGCTCGGCGTGCCGGTCTGCGACAGGACCGGCCGCGCGCTCGGCGTGAGCGACCACGGCGCCATCGTATGGGACGAGATCGTGGCGATGCTGCCGCTGCTGGCGCTGGCGCCTCAGGGCTGGCTGGGCTGGGGCGCCGCCTTCGCGCTGTTCCGCCTGTTCGATATCTGGAAACCGTGGCCGATCCGCTGGATCGACGCGCGGGTCAAGGGCGGCCTGGGCGTGATGCTCGACGACGCGCTGGCGGCCGTGCCGGCGGCCGCGCTGCTGTGGCTGGCGTCGCCCTGGCTGGCTTGA
- the thiL gene encoding thiamine-phosphate kinase — protein MPLDEFDLIRRYFTRATPGAALGIGDDAALIAPAAGLQLAVAADTMVEGRHFFAGADPYSLGWKSLAVNLSDMAAMGAAPRWFTLCLTLPAADAGWLADYARGLFALADAHGAELIGGDTTSGLLAMSIQILGEVEPGQALRRDGARDGDDVWLSGPTGAAALAVRQRYGELALAAADLAHCAERLDRPVPRVALGRALRGLASAAIDVSDGLAADLGHIARASGLAAEIELALLPQLPLDPAVQAVPGYDLARLAGGDDYELCFTAAPAERARIAALGAELALPLARIGAMRAGRGVTVRDAAGQPLALPRAGFNHFD, from the coding sequence ATGCCGCTCGACGAATTCGACCTGATCCGCCGCTACTTCACGCGCGCCACGCCGGGCGCCGCGCTCGGCATCGGCGACGATGCGGCGCTGATCGCGCCGGCGGCCGGCCTGCAGCTGGCGGTGGCGGCCGACACCATGGTCGAGGGCCGCCATTTCTTCGCCGGCGCCGATCCGTATTCGCTCGGCTGGAAGTCGCTGGCGGTCAACCTGTCGGACATGGCCGCCATGGGCGCCGCGCCGCGCTGGTTCACGCTGTGCCTGACGCTGCCGGCGGCCGACGCCGGCTGGCTGGCCGACTATGCGCGCGGCCTGTTCGCGCTGGCCGATGCGCACGGCGCCGAGCTGATCGGCGGCGATACCACCTCCGGCCTGCTGGCGATGTCGATCCAGATCCTCGGCGAGGTCGAGCCGGGCCAGGCGCTGCGCCGCGACGGCGCGCGCGACGGCGACGACGTCTGGCTGTCCGGCCCGACCGGCGCCGCCGCGCTGGCGGTGCGGCAGCGCTACGGCGAGCTGGCGCTGGCCGCTGCCGACCTGGCCCATTGCGCCGAACGGCTCGACCGGCCGGTGCCTCGGGTGGCGCTGGGCCGGGCCCTGCGCGGCCTCGCCTCGGCGGCGATCGACGTGTCGGACGGCCTGGCGGCCGATCTCGGCCACATCGCCCGCGCGTCCGGGCTGGCCGCAGAGATCGAGCTGGCCCTGCTGCCGCAGCTGCCGCTCGATCCGGCGGTGCAGGCCGTGCCGGGCTATGACCTGGCCCGGCTGGCCGGCGGCGACGACTACGAGCTGTGCTTCACCGCCGCGCCGGCCGAGCGCGCACGCATCGCCGCGCTCGGCGCGGAGCTCGCGCTGCCGCTGGCCCGCATCGGCGCCATGCGGGCCGGCCGGGGCGTCACCGTGCGCGACGCCGCCGGCCAGCCGCTGGCGCTGCCGCGCGCCGGCTTCAACCACTTCGACTAG
- the nusB gene encoding transcription antitermination factor NusB encodes MQGLYQWQLTGDGVAAIERFLRDSSTSFVRADEALFREIFYTCMRDAAVLKEKLVPHLDRDEADVSPVERAILLVGAFELTAKPETPYAVIINEAIEIAKTFGGTDGHRFVNGVLDKLALEVRADEVEAGRNKRR; translated from the coding sequence GTGCAGGGCCTGTACCAGTGGCAGCTGACCGGCGACGGCGTCGCCGCCATCGAGCGCTTCCTGCGCGACAGCAGCACCAGCTTCGTGCGCGCCGACGAGGCGCTGTTCCGCGAGATCTTCTACACCTGCATGCGCGACGCTGCGGTGCTCAAGGAAAAGCTGGTGCCGCACCTGGACCGCGACGAGGCCGACGTCAGCCCGGTCGAGCGCGCCATCCTGCTGGTCGGCGCCTTCGAGCTGACCGCCAAGCCCGAGACCCCCTACGCGGTGATCATCAACGAGGCGATCGAGATCGCCAAGACCTTCGGCGGCACCGACGGCCACCGCTTCGTCAACGGCGTGCTCGACAAGCTGGCGCTCGAAGTGCGCGCCGACGAGGTCGAAGCCGGCCGCAACAAGCGCCGCTGA
- the ribH gene encoding 6,7-dimethyl-8-ribityllumazine synthase, with translation MPRFEHLPEIESNLDGRGLKVGIVMCRFNSDVCEGLLAACRDELVRLGVAESDLLLATVPGALEAPLVLQTMAKSGRFDALVTLGAVIRGETYHFELVSNESGAGVTQVTLDFGVPIANAILTTENDDQALVRMQEKGTDAARVAVEMARLQTALRERLKL, from the coding sequence ATGCCGCGCTTCGAACACCTCCCCGAAATCGAATCCAATCTCGACGGCCGCGGCCTCAAGGTCGGCATCGTCATGTGCCGCTTTAACAGCGACGTCTGCGAGGGCCTGCTGGCGGCCTGCCGCGACGAGCTGGTGCGGCTGGGCGTGGCGGAATCCGACCTGCTGCTGGCGACCGTGCCCGGCGCGCTCGAGGCGCCGCTGGTGCTGCAGACCATGGCCAAGTCGGGCCGTTTCGACGCGCTGGTCACCCTCGGCGCAGTGATCCGCGGCGAGACCTATCATTTCGAACTGGTATCGAACGAGTCGGGCGCCGGCGTGACCCAGGTGACGCTCGATTTCGGCGTGCCGATCGCCAACGCGATCCTGACCACCGAGAACGACGACCAGGCGCTGGTGCGCATGCAGGAGAAGGGCACCGACGCCGCCCGCGTCGCGGTCGAGATGGCCCGGTTGCAGACCGCGCTGCGCGAACGCCTCAAGCTGTAG
- a CDS encoding type II toxin-antitoxin system death-on-curing family toxin: MTAPVRFLPEALVLLVHEDQIRAFGGMQGVRDIELMRSALGQAQQTYGYTGDVFEAAAAYAHSLAKNRPFLDGNKRTAAACMTTFLVGNGWWLRFSQIDLVDWLVRIAIDQLDRPALAALLRQHTERKG; encoded by the coding sequence ATGACCGCTCCGGTCCGCTTCCTGCCCGAAGCCTTGGTATTGCTGGTCCACGAGGACCAGATCCGGGCTTTCGGCGGGATGCAGGGCGTGCGCGACATCGAGCTGATGCGCTCGGCCCTGGGGCAGGCCCAGCAGACTTATGGCTATACCGGCGATGTATTCGAGGCGGCGGCGGCCTATGCCCATTCGCTGGCCAAGAATCGTCCCTTCCTCGACGGCAACAAGCGTACCGCCGCCGCCTGCATGACCACCTTCCTAGTTGGTAATGGCTGGTGGCTCCGTTTTTCGCAGATCGACTTGGTCGACTGGCTGGTCCGCATCGCGATCGACCAGCTGGATCGGCCGGCACTGGCCGCTTTATTGCGCCAACATACAGAACGAAAGGGCTGA
- a CDS encoding AbrB/MazE/SpoVT family DNA-binding domain-containing protein, with translation MSQVVLRKVGSSFVTTIPAEIVHSLHLAEGQKFEVTPENGRLLLTPVDEAFAEGWAAYQEVLEQYRPAFQKLAEL, from the coding sequence ATGAGCCAAGTCGTGCTGCGCAAGGTCGGTTCCAGCTTCGTCACCACCATTCCGGCCGAGATCGTGCACAGCCTGCACCTGGCCGAAGGCCAGAAGTTCGAGGTGACGCCCGAGAACGGCCGCCTGCTGCTGACGCCGGTCGACGAGGCTTTTGCCGAAGGCTGGGCGGCTTATCAGGAAGTGCTTGAGCAATACCGGCCGGCCTTCCAGAAGCTCGCCGAGCTCTGA